Sequence from the Actinocatenispora sera genome:
TTCGCCGGGGAGACGGTCGGTAAGACTCTCGTCGGTCCGCCGCTGGGCGGCTACACGTTCGCACTGGCTCCCTGGGCGCCGTTCGCTGTCGACGCGGTGTCGTTCGCTGCGTCGGCCGGCTTCCTCGGCGGCGTACGGAAGACTCCGGCCCCGGAGGTCCCGGAGCGGCAGAACCTGCGGAACGCGGTGCGGGAGGGCTTCGCCTACCTGTTCCGGAGCCGCGAGCTCGTGCTGTTGTCGCTGTGCCTGATGGCCTTCAACGTCGGCTACAACCTGGCGTACGCGACGCTCGTGCTGTTCGCGAAGGACTCCCTCGGCGTCAGTGACTTCGGCTTCGGCCTGCTCATCGCTGCCTCCGCGATCGGCGCCGTGGTCGCGGGCTGGATCGCTTCTCCGCTCGTCCGATGGGTCGGTACCCGTGGGGCCGTTGTCGGCGCGGGCGTGGTCCAGGCGGCCGGGTGGGTGGTCATCGCGCTGACCGGGACACCGTGGCTCGCCTGGGCAGGGTTCGTACTGCTCGGCGCCGGCTCGACGCTCGTCACGGTCGCGGTGGTGTCAGCCCGCCAACAGGTCGTACCGAACCACCTGCTCGGTCGCGTCGTGTCGGCGTTCCGGCTGATCGGTAACGGCGTCGCCCCCTTGGGCTCCGTCGCCGGTGGGCTGATCGCGAGTGCGTCCGGCTTCCGCGCGCCGCTGCTGGTGGCTCCTGCGCTGCTGGTCCTGGCCATGGCAGCACTGGGCATTCTGCTCGCCCGAACCTCGAAGTAGCAGACTCCGAACTATCCGGAAGTTACCCACGAGTAGGCATTGCACCGTGCATATCTACGTCGCTAACATCGTGCATATCTACAGAACAAGTAGATCCAAGACGGCAAGGAACGCCGTAAGGCCCGATGCAGGGCACGAGTAGAGGAGTGGTTGTTGTGCTGGAGCGTGGTACGCGTTTCCCGACTCCGTTCGAGGTCGCCTTCCCGAAGGGTCTGCTGCAGAACGGTTCGGTGGTGCCGGACTACGAGTACAACCCGAACAAGAACGCGCCGAAGGTGCAGAAGCGCGACGAGGCGACTGGGCTTCTGCAGTGGAAGGCGAACGTGACCGACCCGTCGGAGACCAATGCGAAGCGGGCGTCGT
This genomic interval carries:
- a CDS encoding MFS transporter; the protein is MTATEQAKAQRTRTRLGRGFRLVWSSASVSSVGDGAFTVAVPLLAAYLTRDPLAVSLVSAAAAAPWFLVGFWSGAIVDRLPRRAVMITADVVRALSLVALVGLALPHVASPVALAVVAFLVVSGQCFFDAAAQALLPQVVGRDGDTLTKANGQLFAGETVGKTLVGPPLGGYTFALAPWAPFAVDAVSFAASAGFLGGVRKTPAPEVPERQNLRNAVREGFAYLFRSRELVLLSLCLMAFNVGYNLAYATLVLFAKDSLGVSDFGFGLLIAASAIGAVVAGWIASPLVRWVGTRGAVVGAGVVQAAGWVVIALTGTPWLAWAGFVLLGAGSTLVTVAVVSARQQVVPNHLLGRVVSAFRLIGNGVAPLGSVAGGLIASASGFRAPLLVAPALLVLAMAALGILLARTSK